Within the Flavobacterium sp. 9R genome, the region TAATTGTTGAAAAAATAACGGCATTCACTCTTTCGTGCGTCGCTTTACTCAATGAGCTACTTGCTGATACTTCAAAAAATTGTTCGTAGTTGTAGGTGACTATAAAAACCAAAAGCATAACGTTAAGCAACCACAAAGTAATTTCACCACTTTTTCTTTCAAAATCTAAATCCAAAAAAGAAAAAGTGGGTTGATTTACCTCCTTGGCTATTACGAAGTCATTAGCTAACTTTTCATTAAGTTCATAAGACATATCGGGAACCCAATAATTCCAGAAAGTAAAGGAAACATAAAACCCAATCAAGACCATTAAAAGCAGTTCAAAAATATCCAAGTCTAAAGTGTAGTCTGTAAAAAGTGCCGAAAAATGGTCACTACCAAAAGAATATACGACAAAAAACAACAACAAAAACACTAGTGGAATCACTACATAGGCAATTAGTTTTTTGGCAAAATCATTTTTTAATTCTCGTTTAGGCAACCATTGTCCAAACAAAAAAGGGCGACCTAAAGAAGCAAATCCATTAACAACAATCAATGGAACTAATTGAATCAATTTTAACTCGACCAATTGTGTCCTAAATTGTAGCATAATAATAGAGAGAAAAAGCGCTAAAAAAGAAGCAAAATCGCCATACCAAGCAAACGACAAACAAGATAAGACAGAAGTAAAAACTAGCCACCAATGGGATTTGTTTACGAACTGATTTTTAAAAAAATAAACAATCATTGCTGTCAGAAACAAACCAAAAATAGCAAGGTTTAAACCAACAGACTGATTGTAAAAAAGCAAGGTAAAAACAAAGCTTGAGGCAAAAATGAAATGGTGTTTTTTCATAATTTAAAATTTAAAAGTACTTTGCATTTCAAAGTAATTAGACAAAAAAATAGTTATTTAGTTTTCAATAATTTTTCAAGACTTTTGAGGTGTTGTTCAAAGGTAACACGTCCTTTATTCGTTACTCGATAAGAAGTTTTGGGTTTCTTACCAACAAATTCTTTTTTAACTTCGATATATTCCCCTTTTTCTAAAGCACTGGAATGGCTGGCTAAATTTCCATCGGTTATATCCAATAGCGATTTCATTTCGGTAAAATCTACCCAATCGTTAACCATCAAAATAGACATAATGCCTAATCTGACGCGACTCTCGAAATCTTTATTTAATTTATCTATAATTCCCATTGATGGTTATTTATATTTTTTGAATAATAATAAACCATAGAAAATGTGCAATATACCGAAACCGAGAATCCAAAATACTAAACCGTATCCCACAAAAAACAAAGCAATACTTCCTAAAACTACCTCTGAAAATCCAAGGTATTTGATATCTGAGTAAGTATATTTTTCAGCATTCAACAATGCTAAACCATAAAAAATCAAGGTACTAGGCGCTACCAAAATAAACATCTGATGATAAACAAGTGCAAAACAAAAGATAGCACCAGCAATTAGAGGAATTGCTAAATTGAAAAGCATATTTTTGGTAGCTGAAGTCCAGATTGGCAACTTTAATTTTTTACTTTTTCTAACTGTAAAAAAAATACCAAAAGCAAGTGCAAAGAACAAGATAACAAATGCTGTAAGGATTAATTCGGTAATTAAACTAGTAGAATATAACTGATGATTATCTTCAAAATACTCGATACCATTGTCTTTAAACAATTGGTACACATATACACCTCCTAGTAGAGCAGACAAACCAGCAAAAACGCCAGACAAACCGCTTAAAGAAATGAAACGTGAAGAACGCTCCATCATGGAACGGATATGCACTAAATCTTCTTGATGCTTTTCAGTCATAATAAAAGTACTTTGAAATACAAAGTTAATAAAATAAATCAAACACCACGTATTTATTTTAATTGATT harbors:
- a CDS encoding DUF4173 domain-containing protein, which produces MKKHHFIFASSFVFTLLFYNQSVGLNLAIFGLFLTAMIVYFFKNQFVNKSHWWLVFTSVLSCLSFAWYGDFASFLALFLSIIMLQFRTQLVELKLIQLVPLIVVNGFASLGRPFLFGQWLPKRELKNDFAKKLIAYVVIPLVFLLLFFVVYSFGSDHFSALFTDYTLDLDIFELLLMVLIGFYVSFTFWNYWVPDMSYELNEKLANDFVIAKEVNQPTFSFLDLDFERKSGEITLWLLNVMLLVFIVTYNYEQFFEVSASSSLSKATHERVNAVIFSTIMAVGVLLFYFKGGFNFDKKAVNLKRLAKIWIVLNSVLIISTFIKNSEYVAFFGLTYKRLGVYAFLILAFIGLGYTFIKIIRQKTNAYIFNQMAWFFYGTILVCACINWGNVITVYNISVGKGVEPAFLCSLNFNDEARENYFLANKINAPEQYSYRQGFIHQQKQESFLSKVLYYEFIKD
- a CDS encoding transcriptional regulator; the encoded protein is MGIIDKLNKDFESRVRLGIMSILMVNDWVDFTEMKSLLDITDGNLASHSSALEKGEYIEVKKEFVGKKPKTSYRVTNKGRVTFEQHLKSLEKLLKTK